GAAGGTGGCGATAAAGGAGCCGCACTCCTCGGCCCAGCTGCGgcggttggcggcggcgcgccacTGCTGGTCGGTGATCATCTCCGGCGAGAGGCCCCATCGCTCGAGCTCCTCCTTGGTGTGGTGCATGAGGAGGCTGTACTCGCCGCCGGGGCCGAGCTGCATGACCCTGAACTCGCAGTTCTCGAAGTTGTTGAGGCGCTCGAACTGCTCCACCGTCCACTTGAACCACTTCATCATGAAGACCCGCGAGGTGAGCCCGTGCGAGACGATCACCAGGTTGATCTCGCACCCCGTGCTCTGGTCCAGCCTCCCGTTGTCGATGTCCCTCCACAGCGACTCCATGAAACCTGCATTCCCCACCCAATTCGCCGATTCATCAGTCAGAGACACCACCATGGATTGGATGCGCGGCGAAGAAGACGATCCAATCGAATCGAAATCGAAGGGGAATGTGGAGGGCGGATTAAATTAATTACTTACTGGCGACGCGGTCGaagacgtcggcggcggactCGCCCTCGGGGAagcggaagaagaagcggcCGAAGCGCTCGCGGGTCTCCTTGACGGCTCGCATCCGCTCCTCGACCTGGAAGTTGCCGAAATCCTGCTCCCGGACGCGGCACTCCTCGCGGGCGCCGATGACGCGGTCCTTGGGGAAGGCGGCGCCGATCTCGCGCAGCGTGGCGCGGGTGCGCTCGTAGGGGGAGACGTAGAAGTAGACCTTCCAGTTGGGGTCCGGGCTCGCCTCGGCGGCGGAAGTCGAGACCACGTCGAGGATGCCCTtcccggcggcgcgcgcctgCTCGACGCCGCGCGGGGTGAGCGGGATGCGGTAGTCGGGCGTGGTGGAGTAGGCCGACATGTCGAGGTTCCCCTGGCTCTCGCCGTGCCGCACCAGGATGATCCGCTTCGGCAGCCGCCGCGCGCACCCCGCCGCGTGCTGCTTCGTCATCTCGCAGAACCCGCAGTAGCTCTCCTTCgcttcgcctccgccgccgccggcggctccTTGGCTCCCCTCCGCTCGTGGGGACGATGGTGATGACATCGCTGGCGCCAGGGCGTGTGTTGGGTTTTATAGAGAAACAGAGGGAGACAGGGGAAGTGGGGGCTAGtggaagggagagagacagaggTGGTTGGGTGGTGGAGACTGGACAGGAGCAACAAAACAAACTCTGTAAATTCTTGGCGCCGCGCGGCTTACGCTGCAAGGAATTGTTAACGAGACGATCCAAATCTGGATGCTTCCTTTGTCAATCTCACTACAACACTGCTCCTTGATCTCCTACAAGATTTAATATTGTACCATTTCAGTATGGTTAGCCGAATTTCCAAGTCGAAATCAACAATGTAGATATACTAGTACTCTGTTACTACTGCGAGTTTACAAGGTGAATTAATAATCAACGAAGGTTAAATACATATTTCTCCGCTTAGCACCGAAGCTGACGCTGACGCTGCTTTTCGTCTCCGTGAAGCATGTGCGCGCCACGAGAACCCACACATGGCATGGGGGAATCGAGAAGACATAAGAAGCAGCCAAGTAATTTGGAACCGGGGGGCGGTGCCTTAAAAATGTGGAGGAGGATCGATGCGTGTAGGGATGCCCCCGACACGGCATTGACACAAGAAATTAGTCTAACTCGGCTCAGACGACGCTGCAATCATGCAGATGCCCTGTGTTTTGTACTTTTATGTGTATGTCGACGAACCGTACTACGGACAACCGTGTCTACCTCAGGTGATCAGGCCCCATGTATGTACGTGTAGCTTTGTTGTGGAGTACGTCATATGGAAGCTGCTTGGATTGATCATGCTCATGCACGTGTAAACTGCACACACGGCGGACAACAATGATGCGCCTGATGAAAAAGACCCTTGtttccttctctcttttctccatTTAGGACGCAAATAGATACCCAAGTACtcatataatttatttattttgcggTTAATACATGGTACAATTCTACTCAAATCCGTGCCAACCTTTATGGCACGGAGTGAGTAGCATTAACaattaaaacttttttttatagacTTATGTATGTTTTGGTTACTTCAAATCAACCCGATAAGCACGCATCCAAGGGCACAAAATCCACTCTCATTCTTTTATTTTGGCAGCAATCTAGCAGTCTTCTTATACAGGAGTATAATCTTGTGTTCCAATTGAGCGggcaacttttctttttcggtTGGTGTGAGGCTATGAGCATTTGGTTGGAATGCATGAGCAATTGGTTGGTTGTAAGACTTTAACCATTTTGTGCTAATTAAACACAACACAGTAAAGTTTTCTTTGCAGAAAGATTGTACAGTAATACTCATGAAGTAAAGCAACATACGGGATGACGTATATAGGGTAAAGTACCACATAAATAGGATGCAAACAAAACGCTGACGGATATCGTGGCGAAGTCCAGCTCAAAACAGGTAGGAGTTGCTTTCAAGCTTTGTTCTCAGGAGACCGGCTTGGTATCAGTCAGTAAGCAACCTAAAGCGTGCCAAATGCGAGCCTTAAGCTCTTAATCCGAGCAAGCATGTACGGCACTACAAAGATCACGTAAAGCAAGCCTTGAAATCCCCGCCAGAATCACCACTAGCAGCAAAAACCTTAAACCGATTTAGACCAACACTAACATTATCCAAGTCCAAATGTACGGTGGGTTTACTTTCGTCCCATGAACCTGAACCGGCGTTCTTGATCTACCCATTTTTAATCAACCAAGAAAGGAAAACCCAACGATGCCTTCTAATCTCAGCGGCACATGCCACCGAAAAAAGGGGCTGACGCGTTAGCTTGTGGGAGCAAGTCCTCTCCCCTAAGGAATAACAACATCGCATCTCATCTCGTCTCATGTTCTCCTCCAATGCACGGAACCGGGTACGATATATCATGGATCCAGCTCGGATTTTCAGAGCGGTTCCACTTCACCTTTCCTTTGGTCACATGCTTCAGGCTCCACCGGATAAGAGGAGGCTGGGTTGTGTGTGCAGTTTCGACCGGCAACAAAAATGTATCAAGCTTTTCTCTTTCCGTGTGTGTGTAGCATagtctgaagtctgaaccgACTTTGACAGGAGAGGGGGAAGAAAGgatctgaagtctgaacagACTGGACCGGAGTACAGGGAGAAGGGACCGCGAATCTGGAACCGGCTTGCCCCTCTGCTGTGTCAGCACACCGAGAATGTGATACCGTTGGTTCAGATAACGAACTGATCTTGGAACGAGACTgtcaaaaaggagaaaagaacaGACAAGAAGCAGCCCACGATGTGTATCCTGACAACGAACAGCTTACCTAACCATCCAGAGATTCACCGGTTTTTCTGA
The Brachypodium distachyon strain Bd21 chromosome 2, Brachypodium_distachyon_v3.0, whole genome shotgun sequence genome window above contains:
- the LOC100821392 gene encoding phosphoglycerate mutase-like protein AT74H, which produces MSSPSSPRAEGSQGAAGGGGGEAKESYCGFCEMTKQHAAGCARRLPKRIILVRHGESQGNLDMSAYSTTPDYRIPLTPRGVEQARAAGKGILDVVSTSAAEASPDPNWKVYFYVSPYERTRATLREIGAAFPKDRVIGAREECRVREQDFGNFQVEERMRAVKETRERFGRFFFRFPEGESAADVFDRVASFMESLWRDIDNGRLDQSTGCEINLVIVSHGLTSRVFMMKWFKWTVEQFERLNNFENCEFRVMQLGPGGEYSLLMHHTKEELERWGLSPEMITDQQWRAAANRRSWAEECGSFIATFFDNWDDTPPEEDDGCNGDDCRQEEDDGKDKLLE